The DNA region AGAGTAAACTCGAGGAGAGTACCATGCCACCTGTAATAGACGCGACAAAGTGCATTCAGTGCGGAACCTGCGGTGACGTCTGCGCCGAGGATGTCTACTTCGGGACAGAAACAGGCAAGTTGCCGCCTGTCACCTACCCTGAATTCTGTTTCCATTGCAACTGCTGTGTGGAGGAATGTCCGGTCGGCGCCATCACCCTGCGCATTCCCCTGCCTGAGATGCTGCTTTACAAGAGGGAAGAAGAAAGCCCGTAAGTCTGCAGAGAATTCTCAAATCCCAGTATCGAAATCCCAGCCAAAGATATTTGAAATTTTCATGAAATATTTGTTGAAAAATCCATCGGTCATCCATCCAAATGATA from Syntrophorhabdales bacterium includes:
- a CDS encoding 4Fe-4S binding protein, yielding MPPVIDATKCIQCGTCGDVCAEDVYFGTETGKLPPVTYPEFCFHCNCCVEECPVGAITLRIPLPEMLLYKREEESP